The Epinephelus moara isolate mb chromosome 21, YSFRI_EMoa_1.0, whole genome shotgun sequence DNA window gagagaaacacagagggtTTTTTGGACTTAACACTAGTCAGAACTCACTGTACCTGAGGTGTAAGATTTTCATCTGCTGTGCTGGTGATTTTTTGGATCCTGAAACACTCCTCTTCCACCGTTCCACTTTTCTGTATCTTTAATAGTTTGCACACACCAGTGGGAAACACCGAAGGGTAGAGCTGGCTACGGTTTTTGAAAAAGTCTTTTCGTCTGTTTCACGGGCGCTATTGGTCCTATTTTTATCTCAAGTTGGTGTCTTAACGTGATTTTTATATCATCGGAAATCATGAGTACCTTGGTAATGAACACAACAGGAGATGGCAATGTCGCGAGCATGGACTTCATCCACAATCGGATTGAGTCGCTCAGCAGCAAGATGGACAGGCTCATCAACATTCAAGAAAAGGTTCTCAGCCGACTGGATGGAATGTCTCAGGACATTGACGACATTGAGCACGATATGGAGAATCTGAAGGTGGACAAGGAGGAGATCCATTTTCCACCCAAGATGATGAACCAGACCCAGGTCATGGGGCGAGAGGTGAGGGCGATATGCAAGGAGATGAGCACCATAATGTCGGCGGTGAACCAGCGGTCCGAGCAGCAGGCTGAGAAGCTCGATGGGATGGAAAAACTGGTCCTCGGCATGCAGCAGGTGATCAGCTTCATTGGGGAGACGGTGAAGAGTTCCAAGGTTATGGAGCTGATCCTCAAAGGCCCTGCGGCTCGGAAGGGCctcaaacaaaaagacaataaagGCAAGCAAGCCATTAAGAGGAAATCCTCTACggacacagaaaacaagaagCTTGACAAGGTGAGACTAGGAGCCTGAAATATGCTGAAACTATCTTATCTTCAAGTGTGAACCTACTGTGTAGAAAATGTGCAAAGGCTGCATTATGTTGCTTTTTGCATAAAGTAGGGTTTGGAGAAAGATAATCCAAGTTTTGATTTGACACTGTGCACATCTTGTGTTTTGAACTTTGTATCATCAGGTATCACAGGGCATCTAATCTCATTCTAGTGGTGCAAAAGATGCTATTATATAACTTCTCAGAGCTCACAAAGATCTTGTTCTTGGCAGTGCATGTGAAAACGATCAGGGCAGCAAAGCTGACCACTCAAACAGTTCTCCTGCCCATGAATGTGACTTGGCCTGAGTGTGAGACACCCCATATAATGGGGCCGGGGTGAAAGGTAGAGTCTGGGATTCAGCATGTTTACACTTAGCTGGCTGTAGATAAAGTAATTAAGAATGCTAATTTTATAGCGTTGTGTAAGCAGCATCACAATAAATATATTTCACTTATAGCTTTAATGAAACCCCGTTTAAACTCACTTATTGCATCCCTACCCATGCTAAGTGCAGTGGCCTTCTTGGCACGAGGCTCAGTCTTGGACCCCCCTGCAGGGCAAGAGAGGTGAGGCCAGGGGCGAAATGTGAGTGGCCCAGTTTAGAAATGCTGTTTTTGGATCggagctgctgtgtttgtggtgtaGAGGGCTATAATCCCTTCAGCTCACCACAAGTCAGGTGTCAACACATTGTGATGAGTCAGTCTTTCGCCccgtctttctctttctcactgACTCACTCCTTTTGTACAGTGGGTAACAGACAGTAATGAAGTCTGTGCCATGTGATTGTTTGCAAATTACTTCCTGCAGCGCAAAATAGCTCTTCATAAAATTTTACTGGGAGTCCTGCTGATAGTGCAACACAGCACCATTGATTTACAGGTTCCAGGAAACGTCTGTATTAAACTGTTTCAGGAATTCTGGTACAGGTtcagaaaagtaaaaacaagtaaatattTACTCATGTAAATATACTTTGCACTTGTCAGGGTGAGGACTTTATACTTAACATCTTAAGCAGCTTTGTGTCATaataatgtgggtagtatgtgtatattaactgtggtaaacttccctccatcttgccagcgcccagatctccctgctcatctttCAGCTCAAACATGCATCCAGTGATTTTTTGCTGGCTCTTGGGCTTTTGCTTGAACTAAAGATACCTCTGCAGCTTGAGAAACTCAGATCAAATGGTGAAACTAAGCAGTGGTGATCAGATTTAAACCATGATTCTGTCACTGTATTGCGTATTTCTCATCTAAAATTTCTTCTGAAACAcgttttagtgcactgtttggtgGTCGCCATACTGTTTACTTTTGTAAAATTGGAGTCTGAAAATCCtgatataaaaaacaaacaaaaactaagCAGTGCAAGATTCTGTGTCtattctaaaatgttttcagaaacatattttagcttagaGTTTAACTGTAATCCAAGATTGTTTGTTACTAGCCGGTCGCCATATTGTACCTGCGAAAAAACagtcacccaccagtgggactgttttttttggtccggtgtggcgcagtgcattcttGCAGTTGAAGTGAATGACACtgccttttttctctgttttctctggggATTTAGTGctaatttaaaaagtgtttttctagACAccctagttttatgaaaaggcaatctttccagcagtgaagtaCTTCTTTAAGTTTCAACTTTGGCTTGGGTgacttaaatacatttaaatgggAGATTGAcatcacctcaaaatcaaacctgaggtttttgtctttattataGAATCATAGACTTGGACAGTGTCTTTCTAGTCTACTCAAACTGCTTTTACATTGcaatacacattcacacactggttgCCGAGGCTATGGTACTCAGCTTTTAGACATTTCCCATCCAATTTGGGGTTTAGTATTCtagaggagccggggattgaaccaATGATCCTCTAATTAGTAGACGACCTGAtgtacctcctgagccacaggcGCCCCCAATTATGTGACCTTATATAAAGGTCACTAAGTGTTGCTTGGCATCAGGAGCATGAGCTGCACTCACAGACGCCCTGAAGCACGTTATCACCATACTCCTATCACTTGCGTAGCTCCAGAACTTTAGTCATATCTCTTTACATCTATGACCTACAAGCAAAGAGTAAACTCACCTTAGTGGTTGCGATGTTACGCTATCACATACTTGAGGGAGTATTTATGTCAAAGTGCACAGTGTACAACAGTGCAGTCAAGTTTTTGTGTTCATACTTGTGTTAAATTGAGATATAACTTATTGAATTCAAGCCAACTTAATATTTGGGTCATGGTTTTATGGCTACTTTGCATCCTGATGATTAATGGCCACATACCAACCTGATGGCTCCCGTGTGACTCACATTTCAGGGAATTTCCGAGGCCGTCAGGGCACTTGTCAGGTGGTTGCTCCATCTTCCTCCATCTCCAGAGGTGTGAGATGTTTTGCAAGTAACTACTACTTCTATGGCCCCCTCACGCTTTCCCCAGTCTCCCAATCAGAGTTTTGATCCCCCGGAAAACACTGCTGTCACTGGGGAAACACTGCACTGAAAATATCCCCTCTGCTGTTTCCCTTACGACACCATTCAGAGAACAAATGCACGACACCGCGGGTTCAAACAGTTTTTTCCATGCTAACCTGATCTGAGAGTGTTTAGTGAGTTTGCTCAGCTGAGAAATTTGAACAACAGCCTACGGTTgcatgtaatattttccacTCAGGGTCAGCATTGCATTCCATCGCTGAGTGCGACAAGTGATAAGCTATAAATTCACCGCCCCTCCACTGGCCATCCATCTGCTATGAATAATCAAAGGCATGCCATTATACAAGTCAGTCTGCGCATGGAGACATGCAATAAATGTGCTAATCTGTGAGGCGAAAACAGAGGTAGTGTTGCTtatattttgtcattattttatctGTCACATCACTAATATTATttaatgtttgatttatttgttgtgGTGTGTTTTACATGTGAGTCTAACTTCATCAAATCAACCTGTCACTGTCATTTCATCGAATTATTTATTAGATTTGTGATTCATGTTACATGTGACCCTAACTTCATCATCTCAGcctcctgtctctctcattTACATTCATTCTCAACATGATATTTCTTCCATTCCATGTGCATTTATTCATATAACCCTACTAAGCGCTGCCATCTTGTCTTTTTACTAGAAATCTACCTCTAATAAAGCCATTAAAGGGAACCAAGAGATAACTCCTGCATGTGAGCCCAGTTCTCCAAAGCCTTCTCACAGGATAAAGCTCCATGGACCAAAGCATTTCCTCGCCTGTCCCAAATGTGGAAAATTTGTACGTTTATTGTGCTTAAAGCCTGAATGTATGTAGGaacttttctctttgtttttattatgtaaatatGTGCTTATGCATTTCTGGCTTCAGGCTGGCTCTCATGTTTTAACTCAAAGGGCTGGCTTTATACTGTAAATAATATTGTGCTGATTTTCTTGACAAGAGGAGAGCTATACTCTTCATttggcacagaaaaaaaacaatgatctCTTTAAATTTAGGTTTGGAGCAGTAAAAGGACCGACCTGATtgattcctttttttattttattttagacatAAAGCAAAGTTATGATGAAGAAAAACCTAGAAATTCCAAAAGTCAAAATCTTCCTGTAATATAACATTTTTAACTGAGATCATTTCTTtgagattgtaaaaaaaatgctaacACACCTGTCTAGATTTCTCATTTGACTGATTGTCATTTGTATTTCGCAGCTGAAAGACCACAAAGGGGATGGGACGGATAAGCCCTCTTTGAGCCCTAAGGGTTTGAAAGCTCAAAAGAAGATGAAGCCTCCAGACACAGCAGGTGCTGAAATCAACAAACTGTTAAAGAAATAGAGTGTAACATTGGGGGGATTTAGTGGTGGTGAGAATTGCAGATTAcaactagctgaaacttctcctggtttttattcagtgttaattCTTCAGGAGGTTTATACTAGGAGCCAAATtaaccacagaggtctcctcttcaccaaaacaaacagatcaggaGATTGAAAccagcagaaacactgaataaagcagtttcatgttacaaatcagtgtttctccaatgctgtctggctgcttgcccagcacctgctaatgtgtgctcacctttttttctgataacttaagagcCAGACCTTTAGTAGGTTTTTATCAGGGGCCAAATGAtcaacagaggtctcttcctctccaaaacaaatggactgagtgatttaaactgggaaagacactgaataaagcagtttcacatttaaaaaacagtgtttttccgaCGTTGTTTGGCTCGTCATGGAAGGGTTGCTAACTACGGTAGCCAACAtgaaacgcaaatggccctgtctggagccagtgtttggtttttccaTTCTTGGTTTTTGAAGAAatatggtggtgcaacatggcgatctccttCAATGAGAACTGGCTCTTTATGTACATAGAaatagctcattctaaggtaacaaaaacacaatgattcataTTTTTAGGTGACTATGCACTGgataaaaacatagttattatattatattccatctctgccaataAATCCCCTTCAATCATTCACATTGGACCCTAAATTCTACAGAAAAACGGCAAAGCTTGAACTCTGGTGTCTAGTTAAAATACTAAGTGAGATGTAAAAACATGACTTTGCCCCCAGACCTTTTATGTGAAAACGTGTTACTGTGTTAGAGTGATATTCTATTACATATACAGCTGTGGCCGACAAGCATTTACACTGTGACACAGAAACCAAGCTCAGAGGGTCAGACTGAAACCTCATGATGCACCTTATAACCTCTCACGGTATTTAACAGGTTGTGCGAGGCTAaatccaaaacatgttttgactTTTTATAGAAAATATTTCCTTGAAGAAGCAGGCGTTGCTTCTCAATGAGGTGCAGAAGCTCAACAGGGAGAATGCTGAGAAGTCGGGTCACCAGCTCGCCCCTGGATGTCTGGATCTGGAGGCTGGAGTGGCCCCTAAGGATCAACAACCGGATACCTCTGCTTGCAACTTGGTGAACTACCTGCGTGAAGATACCGAAGCGGCTGCGGATGAGAAACAGGAGGGTGTTGTGGCCAttagtgaggaggaggagggaaaggagAAGGTGCAGGAGGCAGCAGTCACAGAGAAGAAACCCAAGCTTGAtgtacagaagaagaaagaggaagaaaagctTCCAGAGGAAAAGAAGGAAGAGGTGGCTGCTCCTGATGAGGAAGTAGCCAAAGCcccagagctgcctgctgcccctaaggagaaagaagagaagacTGCGACCAGGTAATTTATATTTAACCCCAAAAAAGAACTGAAGTGATTTGTCAGCAAAAAAACGGATGTGAGAATTAGCTGCCTTTCTTTGTCTTACCTTATAGTCAGCTGAATATTTGGGGATTTGGGCCGTTGTTCGAACACGAGAAACATTTGATGATGTCACGTTGTGAAACTGTGACGgccatttttacagttttatacaCTCTCAGAAATAAAGGTTCAGGTTCCTCCTGAAGGGTTGAGTTTCTTCCTACAACCATTTGCTTCTGAAGAACCCTTATTTGTAGAAAGGGTTCTTGAAAAGAACGGCCCGGTATCCCTTTTTCACCAAGTTTTAGCTCTGGTTTTAAACTGGTTCCATTCAAGATTGTTGAAACTTTGGTGATATCTAGAGAAATTGCCCATTTCACCCAGTTTTGAACCACTGTGATCAAAAAGTGGTGAGCGGAGAGTGGAAATCAGCAGAGAGCGTTGCACAGTGCACAACAGAAGCAAATAGTAGTAGCAAGACAGCTGATCACATTGATTACCttatcaaaaatatttgtttttaatccaaAAGTAAGCAAAAAATTGGagcaaaaatgactgaaaaaaagtaaaagactATGACTGATTCTCTGTCTTAATCTTTTTAATTCAGCAGTTCATTAATCTGTTATGAATCCAGTATCCTACAGATAAACCTTGGCAGGATCAGTTGGGCTATAGCTAACACATGcaaggttttgttttgtgacTCGCTACAATCTATTATATAGGTATGTGTGTATTTCAATTACCCAGTCATTTTATTGATAAAATGCCTTTCTTAAAAAAAACGAAAATAAATTGTGTCTTTAACCACATCTACAGTGTGTGCCAGATAATACATAAGCCAATAAAACAACACCACAACTTTCCTCCAGCAGTGATGACCACAAAGATGCCACCCCAGAGCCTGAGCAGGACCAGATATTAAAGGTCACCAGCATGAGCACCAAGAACGGTTTGACCGAGGAACATTTAGTGGTGGAGGACCACACTAAGAGccaggtggtggtggaggaggtggaggaggggaagAAGGAGGAAAACGAGGGGGACGAACAGAAGCTTGAGTCTGACGGCTGGGCCGTCTTCAAGGCAGACGGAGTTGAATTCCAGATAGACCTCAAAGAAAGGTTGGAGAGAGTGCTGAAGGAAAATGCTGCCAAAAAGGatgcagaagaggaggatgatgaagatgCAGAGCAGTACTTTATTGGTGAGTCAGGACTCCTTAATGCTAATCATGGTAGGGTGTTTAAAGTTGAGATAATTGAGCTTTATGTACCCTGTTTTAAGGCATTGCTACAATAACTTAATTATTTCAAAATCTACATGTTGGAGACTGTTAAAGACCCTGTGTGCTTGGcttgaaaaaattaaaatgctcaaatataGGACTCTATTGATAGGTGAGAACAGGAGGCGCATTAGTAATATTTGGGTGAAAATGAAAGCTTGATGAGCTCTTTCTTACTGCCAAAATAATATGTGTGAATTCTAAACCAATCCAGAGTTATTTATCAAAAACCAAAAGATGGCCATCCCCATGTTTATGAAGTTTTAATATTAAAGactaaaatcaattaaaaaaaagtcagtgcaaagttttttttttatctttgttttggcTGTCCTTCAAGTTGGTCAAATGTCACCTATGCCCCTCTGGTGGTCATCCCTGCTATAGCTATTTTGTAATCTAGACAAATAAAGACTGTGTATAAAGACTGACCATgcatctccacctcctcccattgtacaaaaataaagctaaaaTATCCTGGGAACGTCCGCTGCCATCTGACACTGGTGATGTCATTAGTGCCATTGGCCCAGCTCAATTGCGAGCACATTGATTGACACAcatggtgtgtctcaaatcacatacttccgttagtacacttctatgtagtatactatgtgcactatgtactcattggcgtagtgcgcgaatttcaacagggtagtgtgcacggccgttgtgcactcaccggaaatgacgaccgcaaattagctagttagcaaactagcattagcagtcGCGTTATCGTTTGCGGTACCAATCATTACANNNNNNNNNNNNNNNNNNNNNNNNNNNNNNNNNNNNNNNNNNNNNNNNNNNNNNNNNNNNNNNGTTCACAGTTGCACAGTCCTTggccgctatttccagtttgaaaagtggtccctccccttccgctacgtagccaagatggcgaccattgagggcgagaagtgtccatagttccacactcaacttcttgactgttttgagtgcaccatccgggtactcatagtgcgcTGCATtcttccatacttctcagtgtgaacgcacttatgcactcaaaatattaagtgtaagtacagaagtacgcgatttgagacacagcaacagtttTCAGTCGTGGCGTCCACCCCCTTTGAATAGCAaacaactaattaaaaccaaacttatcagaaaaatgaacatttgaACTACCTGAAATGACAgcaaccatctttgggaaaagtttatttgatgtgtattttgatattttagtttggctcatgtccTATCAGCTAACATGACGGTTgcagggtttatgacctatactgcagccagccaccagggggctaTTAAGATGCTTCCCAAGGTGAAGCTGTTATGTCATCGATCTTTATATACAATCTATGGATAAATCAGCCAGTTGTTATAGATATATCAGTATTACTGAATATGTCAGCTGCACCTACAGTACACAAATGCAAAAGTAGGTTCTAAGGCAATTTAGTTGCAGTTTTCAGTTTCATAGTTCGTCCAACAGAAAGTACCGACAAGCTTTGCTACTGTAAAATGTCTGGCTTCGTAGATATTTTTGTCAGTTCTTTCAAAAATAATCTAAGGGATTCAAatcaaatatgtttattttatgtggttatgtataaaaatatatactaATACCAATATATTATCATTAAGATCCTCAAAAATCCAGTATTGGTCAGGCCatattttaaacatcaaatGCTTTCTTACAGTTTTCATGAAGTATCTGATACAGTGCAGCagtatgaagtaaaataaaGCCCTGGCAGTATGACTAGAGGATGTGTTGTGTCCTCTGTAATATTTAGACGACAACAACTGTGCCTGGAGTTGATGTTTATCATAGCACGCTAATGCACACTGTGCTAACTTGATTATGTCAGCCATGCACCCTTCCAAAAGCCTCACTGTGGTTAATTAACAATGAAGCTCCTCTGTTCTCACATTCCTCATAACTTATTAAAACAGATTATATCTTTTCTCGGGTGCCCCATCCTACTTTAGATACCAGTCTTCCTCCGGTGGCTCCCTTTAATCACCGCATTGTTTCTGCCAAGCCCAACCAGATCATCAACTTCTACACCATCAACTGGCAGGAGGTCCTGGGCGGGTGAGCACTTTTCAAATCTCTGTGTCATGTCAGAAATGAAAGCTATTGATGACCAGTTGATCTATGACAGATCAAAGGCAGTGCGAAAGAGGTTCCCATAAAGCCCTAATAGCGCAACCCTCCCCCCGGTCCCCTTCTCTCCACTGGTTCATGACTCCAGAGTCACGGCAGTTATTTTTACTTCGAGACTGAGTGGTATGTGAAACTGTATCCCTGGTGCCAGCTGGTAGCTAATCACTAAGTGTTAATCCGAGTCTTCAAAGAGGAGACACAGCCCAGCTCAGATTTAATGAAATAACAGATTAAACTCAACACTGTCCTAAAACCTTCCCGTTTGACGGAAGATCAGTTTTTGATTCGTCATGGAAACATTAAACGTTGTCTGTCTCCTGTTTCACAACTGTGTCGAGGCTGCCAGGATGTTTGATTTGACGTGTCTGCAGctataatttttttctttccctctcatcAAGGGGTCGTTTTGGCCAGGTGCACAAATGTGTTGAGAACTCCTCTGGTATCACTTTGGCAGCGAAGGTCATCAAAGCCCGGTCTCAGAAAGAAAAGGTACAGCACTTGATGTACATCACGATGAAACAGTTCTATTGATACTACAGTGAGAGCCACGCCACATGATATAAAAAGCAAAGGGGCCCAGACACAATTTTCAACACTAGTACACTTACAAGGCCACTTGGAACAGAAGCAAAGGGAATACTTCTCACCTAGGCGAGAAATATTTGACCTAGAAGGGAAGATGCATTGTCTcatagcagagagcagctgACACCTTTCATCGTGTCCGTGTGTGTGCTCGCTTGTCTGTGTATTTGTATGCATCTGCGTCCGTTTGTCTCCTCctgcatctgtctgtctgcgccTGTGTTTTTGGTAGGAGGTGGTGAAGAATGAGATCCAGGTCATGAATAATCTGGACCATGCCAGCCTGATCCAACTCTATGCAGCTTATGAGTCAAGGAATGACATCATCCTTGTACTCGAATAGTATGCTCCTTCTTTTATACTTTCAGCACGTTTATTTTCTCTTAAAACAGCAAGTAGACTTTTAAACTTTACCAAGTTACTTCAGTAATGTCCAGTTGAAATTTGGTTAAATTTGTTTGATAAATTACTTCTTGGTAATGTGGGTAATTACgctaaaagaaaacaataatttagattttaaaatgctttaaGTTTGGGATGTTTGAGTGGTGTTTTTAATGCATTCGTCTCTATCCTTAGTGTTGGCGGAGGGGAGCTGTTTGACAGAATCATTGATGAAAACTACAAGTTAATGGAGCTGGACGCTGTTGTCTTCATCAGGCAGATCTGTGAGGGGCTGCAGCACATGCACAAAATGTACATCCTGCACTTGGATTTAAAGGTAACAAAGTCACTTATGGTGATATTACTTTAAAACAGacttaaagctgtagttggaaGCTTTTATAAGAATAAGATTTTGTCAAATTtaatgaaactgtcactatatcctggCGGTAAAAGTTTCCGCCTCCTCATAGTGCTTCTCATAGCATTTGCAATAATCACCATGGCTGaaggaaaataataatactaataacgCATCAGATTTATATAGTGCTTTTCAGGAcactcaaagacgctttacagtgctgaaaaatgtcaatgataataaaataaaaatgaaaaatgactgttGGAAACTAGGGAAAAGCCAGTTTGAACAGATGGGTGATTTGAAAGTCTGTAGGGAGTCTGCATTTCTGGGGCAGCGGTGGCGAAGGCTTGGTCCCCCGAAGTTCGGTGTTTGGTTCTAGTGATGGGGGTCGGGAGGTTGGAGTCAGTATAGCGTAGTCGGCAGGTGGGGAAAGGCGGTGGAGGAGGTCAGTGAGATAAGAGGGGGCAAGGTTATTGAGGGCTTTGTAGGTGATGAGGAGGAGTTTGTACTGGATGCGGTATTGGACAGGGAGCCAATGAAGCTGTTTGaggacagccaatcagagccaaggagtctctaatgcagctgtcaatcatgtcagtcactactaaaaagtttgtgacctggctgcTGCGTTGAAACAGTCAATCCAAAACCAAGCACCGCCCACTGTCCGGAACAAACCTTTTCATttaaactaaaatatgtttctgaaaacatctgaaagGAGAAATAGGAAACGTTTAGTTAATGCTAACCGACCGCAgttgacagctgtgtttgagccccctctgctctgattggttgctttACACAAGCCACAGTGGATTCATGCAAATGCCGTGAAGGAACGGGCACACACTAGCAAAATTAACATTGGCAAATATTCACCACCTTTTTACCTCCGTGCAGTGCAAGTAAAGAGGCGAATGAAACATTTGCCTCCAGTGGCAAA harbors:
- the mylk4a gene encoding myosin light chain kinase 2, skeletal/cardiac muscle isoform X5; the encoded protein is MSTLVMNTTGDGNVASMDFIHNRIESLSSKMDRLINIQEKVLSRLDGMSQDIDDIEHDMENLKVDKEEIHFPPKMMNQTQVMGREVRAICKEMSTIMSAVNQRSEQQAEKLDGMEKLVLGMQQVISFIGETVKSSKVMELILKGPAARKGLKQKDNKGKQAIKRKSSTDTENKKLDKLKDHKGDGTDKPSLSPKGLKAQKKMKPPDTAENISLKKQALLLNEVQKLNRENAEKSGHQLAPGCLDLEAGVAPKDQQPDTSACNLVNYLREDTEAAADEKQEGVVAISEEEEGKEKVQEAAVTEKKPKLDVQKKKEEEKLPEEKKEEVAAPDEEVAKAPELPAAPKEKEEKTATSSDDHKDATPEPEQDQILKVTSMSTKNGLTEEHLVVEDHTKSQVVVEEVEEGKKEENEGDEQKLESDGWAVFKADGVEFQIDLKERLERVLKENAAKKDAEEEDDEDAEQYFIDTSLPPVAPFNHRIVSAKPNQIINFYTINWQEVLGGGRFGQVHKCVENSSGITLAAKVIKARSQKEKEVVKNEIQVMNNLDHASLIQLYAAYESRNDIILVLEYVGGGELFDRIIDENYKLMELDAVVFIRQICEGLQHMHKMYILHLDLKPENILCVNRATNKIKIIDFGLARVYKPREKLRVNFGTPEFLAPEVVNYEFVSFNTDMWSLGVITYMLLSSLCPFLGDDDNETLNNILSCKWSFEEQEFIDTSEEAKDFITRLLVMNKSWRMGAAEALRHPWLSDPTLHHRLYTKKTMCRSRRSSCVPTTDS
- the mylk4a gene encoding myosin light chain kinase 2, skeletal/cardiac muscle isoform X1, which encodes MSTLVMNTTGDGNVASMDFIHNRIESLSSKMDRLINIQEKVLSRLDGMSQDIDDIEHDMENLKVDKEEIHFPPKMMNQTQVMGREVRAICKEMSTIMSAVNQRSEQQAEKLDGMEKLVLGMQQVISFIGETVKSSKVMELILKGPAARKGLKQKDNKGKQAIKRKSSTDTENKKLDKGISEAVRALVRWLLHLPPSPEKSTSNKAIKGNQEITPACEPSSPKPSHRIKLHGPKHFLACPKCGKFLKDHKGDGTDKPSLSPKGLKAQKKMKPPDTAENISLKKQALLLNEVQKLNRENAEKSGHQLAPGCLDLEAGVAPKDQQPDTSACNLVNYLREDTEAAADEKQEGVVAISEEEEGKEKVQEAAVTEKKPKLDVQKKKEEEKLPEEKKEEVAAPDEEVAKAPELPAAPKEKEEKTATSSDDHKDATPEPEQDQILKVTSMSTKNGLTEEHLVVEDHTKSQVVVEEVEEGKKEENEGDEQKLESDGWAVFKADGVEFQIDLKERLERVLKENAAKKDAEEEDDEDAEQYFIDTSLPPVAPFNHRIVSAKPNQIINFYTINWQEVLGGGRFGQVHKCVENSSGITLAAKVIKARSQKEKEVVKNEIQVMNNLDHASLIQLYAAYESRNDIILVLEYVGGGELFDRIIDENYKLMELDAVVFIRQICEGLQHMHKMYILHLDLKPENILCVNRATNKIKIIDFGLARVYKPREKLRVNFGTPEFLAPEVVNYEFVSFNTDMWSLGVITYMLLSSLCPFLGDDDNETLNNILSCKWSFEEQEFIDTSEEAKDFITRLLVMNKSWRMGAAEALRHPWLSDPTLHHRLYTKKTMCRSRRSSCVPTTDS
- the mylk4a gene encoding myosin light chain kinase 2, skeletal/cardiac muscle isoform X4, translating into MSTLVMNTTGDGNVASMDFIHNRIESLSSKMDRLINIQEKVLSRLDGMSQDIDDIEHDMENLKVDKEEIHFPPKMMNQTQVMGREVRAICKEMSTIMSAVNQRSEQQAEKLDGMEKLVLGMQQVISFIGETVKSSKVMELILKGPAARKGLKQKDNKGKQAIKRKSSTDTENKKLDKKSTSNKAIKGNQEITPACEPSSPKPSHRIKLHGPKHFLACPKCGKFLKDHKGDGTDKPSLSPKGLKAQKKMKPPDTAENISLKKQALLLNEVQKLNRENAEKSGHQLAPGCLDLEAGVAPKDQQPDTSACNLVNYLREDTEAAADEKQEGVVAISEEEEGKEKVQEAAVTEKKPKLDVQKKKEEEKLPEEKKEEVAAPDEEVAKAPELPAAPKEKEEKTATSDDHKDATPEPEQDQILKVTSMSTKNGLTEEHLVVEDHTKSQVVVEEVEEGKKEENEGDEQKLESDGWAVFKADGVEFQIDLKERLERVLKENAAKKDAEEEDDEDAEQYFIDTSLPPVAPFNHRIVSAKPNQIINFYTINWQEVLGGGRFGQVHKCVENSSGITLAAKVIKARSQKEKEVVKNEIQVMNNLDHASLIQLYAAYESRNDIILVLEYVGGGELFDRIIDENYKLMELDAVVFIRQICEGLQHMHKMYILHLDLKPENILCVNRATNKIKIIDFGLARVYKPREKLRVNFGTPEFLAPEVVNYEFVSFNTDMWSLGVITYMLLSSLCPFLGDDDNETLNNILSCKWSFEEQEFIDTSEEAKDFITRLLVMNKSWRMGAAEALRHPWLSDPTLHHRLYTKKTMCRSRRSSCVPTTDS
- the mylk4a gene encoding myosin light chain kinase 2, skeletal/cardiac muscle isoform X2 is translated as MSTLVMNTTGDGNVASMDFIHNRIESLSSKMDRLINIQEKVLSRLDGMSQDIDDIEHDMENLKVDKEEIHFPPKMMNQTQVMGREVRAICKEMSTIMSAVNQRSEQQAEKLDGMEKLVLGMQQVISFIGETVKSSKVMELILKGPAARKGLKQKDNKGKQAIKRKSSTDTENKKLDKGISEAVRALVRWLLHLPPSPEKSTSNKAIKGNQEITPACEPSSPKPSHRIKLHGPKHFLACPKCGKFLKDHKGDGTDKPSLSPKGLKAQKKMKPPDTAENISLKKQALLLNEVQKLNRENAEKSGHQLAPGCLDLEAGVAPKDQQPDTSACNLVNYLREDTEAAADEKQEGVVAISEEEEGKEKVQEAAVTEKKPKLDVQKKKEEEKLPEEKKEEVAAPDEEVAKAPELPAAPKEKEEKTATSDDHKDATPEPEQDQILKVTSMSTKNGLTEEHLVVEDHTKSQVVVEEVEEGKKEENEGDEQKLESDGWAVFKADGVEFQIDLKERLERVLKENAAKKDAEEEDDEDAEQYFIDTSLPPVAPFNHRIVSAKPNQIINFYTINWQEVLGGGRFGQVHKCVENSSGITLAAKVIKARSQKEKEVVKNEIQVMNNLDHASLIQLYAAYESRNDIILVLEYVGGGELFDRIIDENYKLMELDAVVFIRQICEGLQHMHKMYILHLDLKPENILCVNRATNKIKIIDFGLARVYKPREKLRVNFGTPEFLAPEVVNYEFVSFNTDMWSLGVITYMLLSSLCPFLGDDDNETLNNILSCKWSFEEQEFIDTSEEAKDFITRLLVMNKSWRMGAAEALRHPWLSDPTLHHRLYTKKTMCRSRRSSCVPTTDS